A genomic segment from Myxococcota bacterium encodes:
- a CDS encoding alpha/beta hydrolase — MASKEYAKVRELFKPGLAVASDPTMLVREKMTATHPTAKPKDIIERLETIAGVPCAWVTTPDAGDTDRVVLLVHGGAFVSTKLPHYIPYCAGLSRHIPARFLVHEYSLAPEARFPTQIDETCAVYRGLLDQGIAPERIAFAGDSCGGGIAVASLCTLRDAGTPLPACFMGFTPWFDLEQEGEAATKPMGVDPFVNRDWIRARGRDYVGPDGDVRAPLVSPLHADLSGLPPMFLSVGTVDTTADDSTRLAQRAGRANVSVVLDVNAEMIHGFHGLAAMFPEGRASLRRAGAFLREHVPDAA; from the coding sequence ATGGCGAGCAAGGAGTACGCGAAGGTCCGCGAGCTGTTCAAGCCGGGCCTCGCCGTCGCGAGCGATCCGACGATGCTCGTTCGCGAGAAGATGACGGCGACGCACCCGACGGCGAAGCCGAAGGACATCATCGAGCGGCTCGAGACGATCGCGGGCGTGCCGTGCGCGTGGGTGACGACGCCCGACGCCGGCGACACCGATCGCGTCGTGCTGCTCGTGCACGGCGGCGCCTTCGTGTCGACGAAGCTCCCGCACTACATCCCCTACTGCGCGGGCCTCTCGCGGCACATCCCGGCGCGCTTCCTCGTGCACGAGTACTCGCTCGCGCCCGAGGCGCGCTTCCCCACGCAGATCGACGAGACGTGCGCCGTCTACCGCGGCCTGCTCGACCAGGGCATCGCGCCCGAGCGCATCGCGTTCGCGGGCGACTCGTGCGGCGGCGGCATCGCGGTGGCGTCGCTCTGCACGCTGCGCGACGCGGGCACGCCGCTGCCCGCGTGCTTCATGGGCTTCACGCCGTGGTTCGACCTCGAGCAGGAGGGCGAGGCCGCGACGAAGCCGATGGGCGTCGACCCGTTCGTGAACCGGGACTGGATCCGCGCGCGCGGGCGCGACTACGTGGGGCCCGACGGCGACGTGCGCGCGCCGCTCGTGTCGCCGCTCCACGCCGACCTCTCGGGCCTTCCGCCGATGTTCCTGTCGGTGGGCACGGTCGACACGACGGCCGACGATTCGACGCGGCTCGCGCAGCGCGCGGGGCGCGCGAACGTCTCGGTCGTGCTCGACGTGAACGCCGAGATGATCCACGGCTTCCACGGCCTCGCGGCGATGTTCCCGGAAGGGCGCGCGTCGCTGCGGCGCGCGGGCGCATTCCTGCGCGAGCACGTGCCGGACGCCGCCTAG
- a CDS encoding DUF2059 domain-containing protein: MRIAARRVSARARALMLALTFVFALAPAAARAQGEAAANGAGGGAAAHDPAKIRALIAQSGAGALGDQLVGIVEQQILDGLRDAQGRVPDAAPAVVREVVGEVLGERQPELVARMVDVYARAFSPAEIDELLAFYGSPVGGKLVAQLPTLMNASLAEGQAWVGARRAEINDRLVAALRDAGVEVAR; this comes from the coding sequence GTGCGGATCGCGGCTCGGCGCGTCTCCGCGCGCGCGCGCGCGCTCATGCTCGCGCTCACGTTCGTGTTCGCGCTCGCGCCCGCCGCCGCGCGCGCGCAGGGCGAGGCCGCGGCGAACGGTGCCGGCGGCGGCGCGGCCGCGCACGACCCGGCGAAGATCCGCGCGCTGATCGCGCAGAGCGGGGCGGGCGCGCTCGGCGACCAGCTCGTCGGCATCGTCGAGCAGCAGATCCTCGACGGCCTCCGCGACGCGCAGGGGCGCGTGCCCGACGCGGCGCCCGCCGTCGTGCGCGAGGTCGTCGGCGAGGTGCTCGGCGAGCGCCAGCCCGAGCTCGTCGCGCGGATGGTCGACGTGTACGCGCGCGCGTTCTCGCCCGCGGAGATCGACGAGCTGCTCGCGTTCTACGGCTCGCCCGTCGGCGGCAAGCTCGTCGCGCAGCTCCCGACGCTGATGAACGCGTCGCTCGCGGAGGGCCAGGCGTGGGTCGGCGCGCGGCGCGCCGAGATCAACGACCGCCTCGTCGCCGCGCTCCGCGACGCCGGCGTCGAGGTCGCGCGCTAG
- a CDS encoding GDSL-type esterase/lipase family protein: MSDGERTRAGRGASAVSLGARIGFAALFASVLGVVWLAVRGADELHRFRSDDPTVWEADIAAFERAAAAHPPPRDAVLVVGASTVRFWETAAEDLAPLSVVCRGFGGAKVGDVAHYAERLVRPAPRALVVSIGGNDLFDLAGSEPRSADEVAVSLEVLLARLRALVAPAPVYFVSIRPPILDPQGRDPSSQVNARVRAFAQATEGVEYVDANRDLYATSGHLREGMRSWDRSQLSREGYRAWSAPIRERLVRDLGLGRDRAAPADPDDPDDPDAPRADDVPRADDAPRASEAG, encoded by the coding sequence ATGTCGGACGGCGAGCGCACGCGAGCGGGGAGGGGCGCGAGCGCGGTCTCGCTCGGCGCGCGCATCGGGTTCGCGGCGCTCTTCGCATCGGTGCTCGGCGTCGTCTGGCTCGCGGTGCGCGGCGCCGACGAGCTGCACCGCTTCCGCAGCGACGACCCGACCGTCTGGGAGGCGGACATCGCGGCGTTCGAACGCGCGGCGGCCGCGCACCCGCCGCCGCGCGACGCGGTGCTCGTCGTCGGTGCGTCGACGGTCCGCTTCTGGGAGACGGCCGCGGAGGATCTCGCGCCGCTCTCCGTGGTGTGCCGCGGGTTCGGCGGCGCGAAGGTGGGCGACGTCGCGCACTACGCGGAGCGGCTCGTGCGCCCGGCGCCGCGCGCGCTCGTCGTGTCGATCGGCGGCAACGATCTCTTCGACCTCGCGGGCAGCGAGCCGCGCAGCGCCGACGAGGTCGCCGTCTCGCTCGAGGTGCTGCTCGCGCGGCTGCGCGCGCTCGTCGCGCCGGCACCCGTCTACTTCGTCTCGATCCGCCCGCCCATCCTCGATCCCCAGGGACGCGACCCGTCGTCGCAGGTGAACGCGCGCGTGCGCGCCTTCGCGCAGGCGACGGAGGGCGTCGAGTACGTCGACGCGAACCGCGACCTCTACGCGACGAGCGGCCACCTGCGCGAGGGGATGCGCTCGTGGGACCGAAGCCAGCTCTCGCGCGAGGGCTACCGCGCCTGGTCGGCGCCGATCCGCGAGCGCCTCGTGCGCGATCTCGGTCTCGGGCGCGACCGCGCCGCGCCCGCCGACCCCGACGACCCCGACGACCCCGACGCGCCGCGCGCCGACGACGTGCCGCGCGCCGACGACGCGCCGCGCGCGAGCGAAGCGGGATGA
- a CDS encoding GNAT family N-acetyltransferase, which translates to MSDAPADRGAAPETAPEAIETERLRGERATPAHLPEFLRVAEDALAAATLGGRAPRPVLEERFARWLREWDEAGFGLWIWRERASGAHVGHAALRRDSRFGPRDVELGYALHPDAWARGFATEAARALVAVAFERLALPELVAFTLPTNAGSRRVMEAAGFHYERDIEHAGRTHVLYRRSRGG; encoded by the coding sequence ATGAGCGACGCTCCGGCGGATCGCGGTGCGGCGCCGGAGACCGCGCCCGAGGCGATCGAGACGGAGCGCCTGCGCGGCGAGCGCGCGACGCCGGCGCACCTGCCCGAGTTCCTGCGCGTCGCCGAGGATGCTCTCGCGGCCGCGACGTTAGGCGGGCGCGCGCCGCGCCCCGTGCTCGAGGAGCGCTTCGCGCGCTGGCTGCGCGAGTGGGACGAGGCGGGCTTCGGCCTGTGGATCTGGCGCGAGCGCGCTTCGGGCGCGCACGTCGGCCACGCAGCACTCCGCCGCGACTCGCGCTTCGGCCCGCGCGACGTCGAGCTCGGCTACGCCCTGCACCCCGACGCCTGGGCGCGCGGCTTCGCGACCGAGGCGGCGCGTGCGCTCGTGGCGGTCGCGTTCGAGCGGCTCGCCCTTCCCGAGCTCGTCGCGTTCACGCTGCCGACGAACGCGGGCTCGCGGCGCGTGATGGAGGCCGCCGGCTTCCACTACGAGCGCGACATCGAGCACGCGGGGCGCACGCACGTGCTCTACCGCCGGTCGCGCGGCGGGTGA
- a CDS encoding TIGR00730 family Rossman fold protein, with amino-acid sequence MPRSKRTYTLDDANLNDALDGLLAGAAARYGNDAGLDLVREMVVTSLRLLRDGADRGDLRLVNSALKELRHSFRVFRPYEHVRKVAVFGSARTAPSSPEWKQAEAFAERIVDAGWMVITGAGGGIMAAAQGGAGREASFGVNIRLPFEQVANPTIAGDEKLINFRYFFTRKVTFVRESHAIVLLPGGFGTLDEGFEALTLIQTGKSELLPVVFLDAPGGRHWRDWLAFVEGELAATGRIDRDDLALFRVTDDVDEALREIRNFYSNYHSSRHVRDQLVLRLRKAPTAAQLAELEREFAPLLGGEGLAVGPPHPDERGEVPDYARLFLRPDRRRVGLLRKLVDRLNEEVAETESPAGDAVAHQIVPAAFGGDERRSLDDVEEEEG; translated from the coding sequence GTGCCCCGCTCGAAGCGCACGTACACCCTCGACGACGCGAACCTGAACGACGCGCTCGACGGGCTGCTCGCCGGCGCCGCCGCGCGCTACGGCAACGACGCCGGTCTCGACCTCGTGCGCGAGATGGTCGTGACGTCGCTGCGCCTGCTGCGCGACGGCGCCGACCGCGGCGACCTGCGGCTCGTGAACAGCGCGCTGAAGGAGCTGCGGCACAGCTTCCGCGTGTTCCGCCCCTACGAGCACGTGCGCAAGGTGGCGGTGTTCGGGAGCGCGCGCACGGCGCCGTCGTCGCCCGAGTGGAAGCAGGCCGAGGCGTTCGCCGAACGCATCGTCGACGCGGGCTGGATGGTCATCACGGGTGCGGGGGGCGGCATCATGGCCGCCGCGCAGGGCGGAGCGGGCCGCGAGGCGTCGTTCGGCGTGAACATCCGGCTGCCGTTCGAGCAGGTCGCCAACCCGACCATCGCGGGCGACGAGAAGCTCATCAACTTCCGCTACTTCTTCACGCGCAAGGTGACGTTCGTGCGCGAGTCGCACGCGATCGTGCTGCTGCCGGGCGGCTTCGGCACGCTCGACGAGGGCTTCGAGGCCCTGACGCTCATCCAGACGGGCAAGAGCGAGCTCCTGCCGGTGGTGTTCCTCGATGCGCCGGGCGGCCGGCACTGGCGCGACTGGCTCGCATTCGTCGAGGGCGAGCTCGCGGCGACCGGGCGCATCGACCGCGACGATCTCGCGCTCTTCCGCGTGACGGACGACGTCGACGAGGCGCTGCGCGAGATCCGGAACTTCTACAGCAACTATCATTCGAGCCGGCACGTGCGCGACCAGCTCGTCCTCCGTCTGCGCAAGGCGCCGACGGCCGCGCAGCTCGCGGAGCTCGAGCGCGAGTTCGCGCCGCTGCTCGGCGGCGAGGGCCTCGCGGTCGGGCCGCCGCACCCGGACGAACGCGGCGAGGTGCCGGACTACGCGCGGCTCTTCCTGCGACCCGACCGGCGCCGCGTGGGCCTGCTGCGCAAGCTCGTCGACCGGCTGAACGAGGAGGTCGCCGAGACGGAGAGCCCGGCGGGCGACGCCGTCGCGCACCAGATCGTGCCCGCCGCGTTCGGCGGCGACGAGCGGCGCTCGCTCGACGACGTCGAGGAAGAAGAAGGGTAG
- a CDS encoding SulP family inorganic anion transporter encodes MGWWSTDLEPKLVTVFREGYSAQDFGRDALAGVVVGVVALPLAIAFAIASGVRPEAGLATAVVAGFAISAFGGSRVQIGGPTGAFVVLVADVVARHGVEGLAVATLMAGGLLVAMAFARLGDVIRFIPYPVTVGFTTGIAVIIAGGQLGDALGIALDPAPPGFFARCAALAAHVGDANLASVALAAATVAIVQLWPRLVPRVPGPLVALVATTIAVHAGGLDVETIGSRFGEVPSGLPAFRLPAVDPAMLRELASPAIAIALLAAIESLLSALVADGLSGGRHRSNAELLAQGIANVASPLFGGIPATGAIARTATNVKNGARTPVAGMVHAATLLVVLVGAGRHAGLIPMPTLAGILLVVAYNMSEWRVFLRLFRAPRSDVLVLLATFALTVAVDLTVAIQVGVVLASLLFMRRMAEVSRIESLRDVVDYGAEGEERPRALPPGVEVFEVNGSFCFGAARTFTEALLAMRERPPVVVLRMRHVLAIDATGLHALEDVEARLRARGVELLLSGVHAQPREAMERSGVLARIGGERVFDRYESALARAEAIASAAREAR; translated from the coding sequence ATGGGGTGGTGGTCGACCGACCTCGAGCCCAAGCTCGTCACGGTATTCCGGGAAGGCTATTCGGCGCAGGACTTCGGGCGCGACGCGCTCGCGGGCGTCGTGGTCGGCGTCGTCGCGCTGCCGCTCGCGATCGCCTTCGCGATCGCGAGCGGCGTGCGTCCGGAGGCGGGGCTCGCGACGGCCGTCGTCGCGGGCTTCGCGATCTCGGCGTTCGGCGGGAGCCGCGTGCAGATCGGCGGCCCGACGGGCGCCTTCGTCGTGCTCGTCGCCGACGTCGTCGCGCGCCACGGCGTCGAGGGCCTCGCGGTCGCGACGCTGATGGCGGGTGGCCTGCTCGTCGCGATGGCGTTCGCGCGGCTCGGCGACGTGATCCGCTTCATCCCCTATCCGGTGACGGTCGGCTTCACGACGGGCATCGCGGTGATCATCGCGGGCGGCCAGCTGGGCGACGCCCTCGGCATCGCGCTCGACCCGGCGCCGCCGGGCTTCTTCGCGCGCTGCGCGGCCCTCGCCGCGCACGTCGGCGACGCGAACCTCGCCTCCGTCGCGCTCGCCGCCGCGACGGTCGCGATCGTGCAGCTGTGGCCGCGCCTCGTCCCGCGCGTGCCCGGCCCGCTCGTGGCCCTCGTCGCGACGACGATCGCCGTCCACGCCGGCGGCCTCGACGTCGAGACGATCGGGAGCCGGTTCGGCGAGGTGCCGAGCGGGCTGCCGGCGTTCCGCCTGCCCGCGGTCGACCCCGCGATGCTGCGCGAGCTCGCCTCGCCGGCGATCGCGATCGCGCTGCTCGCCGCGATCGAGTCGCTGCTGAGCGCGCTCGTCGCCGACGGCCTCTCGGGCGGCCGACACCGCTCGAACGCGGAGCTCCTCGCGCAGGGCATCGCGAACGTCGCGTCGCCGCTCTTCGGCGGCATCCCGGCGACGGGCGCGATCGCGCGCACGGCGACGAACGTGAAGAACGGCGCGCGCACGCCCGTCGCGGGCATGGTGCACGCGGCGACGCTGCTCGTCGTGCTCGTCGGCGCGGGGCGGCACGCGGGGCTCATCCCGATGCCGACGCTCGCCGGCATCCTGCTCGTCGTCGCCTACAACATGAGCGAGTGGCGCGTCTTCCTGCGGCTCTTCCGCGCGCCGCGCAGCGACGTGCTCGTCCTGCTCGCGACGTTCGCGCTCACGGTCGCGGTCGACCTCACCGTCGCGATCCAGGTCGGCGTCGTGCTCGCGTCGCTCCTCTTCATGCGGCGCATGGCGGAGGTGAGCCGGATCGAGTCGCTGCGCGACGTCGTCGACTACGGAGCGGAGGGCGAGGAGCGGCCGCGCGCGCTGCCGCCCGGCGTCGAGGTCTTCGAGGTGAACGGCTCGTTCTGCTTCGGCGCGGCGCGCACGTTCACGGAGGCGCTGCTCGCGATGCGCGAGCGACCGCCCGTCGTCGTGCTGCGCATGCGCCACGTGCTGGCGATCGACGCGACCGGGCTCCACGCGCTCGAGGACGTCGAGGCGCGCTTGCGCGCACGCGGCGTCGAGCTGCTGCTCTCGGGCGTGCACGCGCAGCCGCGCGAGGCGATGGAGCGAAGCGGCGTGCTCGCGCGCATCGGCGGGGAGCGCGTGTTCGACCGCTACGAGAGCGCGCTCGCGCGCGCGGAGGCGATCGCCTCCGCGGCGCGCGAAGCTCGTTAG
- a CDS encoding MAPEG family protein: protein MPVPIPVTTLYLAVFAVFGSVLSFLPAQIRGRTGVSIGDAGNPQLLLAMRRHGNFLEYVPYFMTMMLALELNGASATSLHALGGAMVAARVAHALGLKSDSIESIFRLVGAGGTLLLTLVATAMLVLQWMRG, encoded by the coding sequence ATGCCCGTTCCGATCCCCGTCACGACGCTCTATCTCGCGGTGTTCGCCGTCTTCGGAAGCGTGCTCTCGTTCCTGCCGGCGCAGATCCGCGGGCGCACGGGCGTCTCGATCGGTGACGCCGGCAACCCGCAGCTCCTGCTCGCCATGCGCCGGCACGGGAACTTCCTCGAGTACGTGCCGTACTTCATGACGATGATGCTCGCGCTCGAGCTGAACGGCGCGTCGGCGACCTCGCTGCACGCGCTCGGCGGGGCGATGGTCGCGGCGCGCGTCGCGCACGCGCTCGGCCTGAAGTCCGACTCGATCGAGTCGATCTTCCGGCTCGTCGGCGCCGGCGGCACGCTGCTGCTCACGCTCGTGGCGACCGCGATGCTCGTGCTGCAGTGGATGCGCGGGTAG
- a CDS encoding GDSL-type esterase/lipase family protein: MRLASGISLVRTAWLLAGATLACTALLESCASLALRAGLVRTSFDRARFDERVLFDSDPPPVWFASYRNELSRAWKTRWEPYVYWVTRPFEGELIRIDERGIRRTWSPPPPKSASQPPLRVFFFGGSTAWGRGARDDFTIPSLVAKELARRGGPPVRVVNFGQSGWVSTQERIALALELRRGDIPDVAVFYDGVNDVFAAYQSGVAGIPQNEIKRQIDFERFELGLLARVADRSSIVRILRRLGRRDPLSPPSTRTAAERAALARAVVDDYAGNIRIVEALANRFDFDALHFWQPVVWSKARPTRVESEIRSAFSPLEPLYQAVYDEVTGRPDLDRLAAFHDVRDALDDEVGTSFFDYCHVGEEANAAIAARITPLVARALDERLAARVAGNPPLD, from the coding sequence ATGCGACTCGCTTCGGGGATCTCGCTCGTCCGCACGGCATGGCTGCTCGCCGGCGCGACGCTCGCGTGCACTGCGCTGCTCGAGAGCTGCGCGTCACTCGCTCTGCGCGCGGGGCTCGTTCGCACGAGCTTCGATCGCGCGCGCTTCGACGAGCGCGTGCTCTTCGATTCCGATCCGCCGCCCGTCTGGTTCGCCTCGTACCGCAACGAGCTCTCGCGGGCTTGGAAGACGCGGTGGGAGCCGTACGTGTACTGGGTCACCCGACCCTTCGAAGGCGAGCTGATCCGCATCGACGAGCGCGGCATTCGTCGCACCTGGTCTCCCCCCCCCCCGAAGTCCGCGAGCCAACCACCTCTGCGCGTGTTCTTCTTCGGCGGGTCGACCGCGTGGGGTCGCGGCGCGCGCGACGACTTCACGATTCCGTCGCTCGTCGCGAAGGAGCTCGCCCGGCGCGGGGGGCCGCCGGTCCGCGTGGTGAACTTCGGGCAGAGCGGTTGGGTGTCGACGCAGGAGCGAATCGCTCTCGCGCTCGAACTGCGGCGCGGCGACATCCCCGACGTCGCCGTCTTCTACGACGGCGTGAACGACGTATTCGCCGCCTATCAGTCCGGGGTTGCGGGCATCCCGCAGAACGAGATCAAGCGGCAGATCGACTTCGAACGGTTCGAGCTCGGGCTGCTCGCACGCGTCGCGGACCGCTCGTCGATCGTCCGGATCCTGCGCAGGCTCGGCCGCCGCGACCCACTCTCGCCGCCCTCCACCCGCACGGCCGCGGAGCGCGCCGCGCTCGCCCGCGCGGTCGTCGATGATTACGCGGGCAACATCCGCATCGTCGAAGCGCTGGCGAATCGCTTCGACTTCGACGCGCTCCACTTCTGGCAGCCGGTCGTCTGGTCGAAGGCACGGCCCACGCGCGTCGAGTCCGAGATCCGCAGCGCATTCTCGCCGCTCGAGCCCTTGTACCAGGCCGTCTACGACGAGGTCACCGGCCGGCCCGACCTCGACAGGCTTGCCGCCTTCCACGATGTCCGCGACGCGCTCGACGACGAGGTCGGAACGAGCTTCTTCGACTACTGCCACGTCGGGGAGGAGGCCAACGCCGCGATCGCCGCGCGGATCACGCCGCTGGTCGCTCGAGCGCTCGACGAGCGCCTCGCGGCACGTGTGGCGGGGAACCCGCCCCTCGACTGA
- a CDS encoding glutathione S-transferase family protein, whose translation MSLTLYSGPLSLFTAKVRIALDEKGLDYERIEVGWSLRDRYEPHHPDVVRLNPRKQVPVLVDGDVVVWDSTQILEYLEDRFPAPALYPRDVALRARCRRLEAVADELVFPHVWARIEEVFYPAPPGGRDPERAAMAERALRAHWAALDAELGEREWLCDAFGVADIAVGVFAFAASTLGVPIDERTPRLRAWSERLAAREAVAREQRATSEYVASLFAGGGAASATDGAAVPARA comes from the coding sequence ATGTCGCTCACGCTCTACTCGGGCCCGCTCAGCCTGTTCACCGCGAAGGTCCGCATCGCGCTCGACGAGAAGGGGCTCGACTACGAGCGCATCGAGGTCGGCTGGAGCCTGCGCGACCGCTACGAGCCGCATCATCCCGACGTCGTGCGCTTGAATCCGAGGAAGCAGGTGCCCGTGCTCGTCGACGGGGACGTGGTCGTCTGGGACTCGACGCAGATCCTCGAGTACCTCGAGGATCGCTTCCCCGCTCCGGCGCTCTACCCGCGCGACGTCGCTCTGCGCGCGCGCTGCCGCAGGCTCGAGGCGGTGGCCGACGAGCTCGTGTTCCCGCACGTGTGGGCGCGCATCGAGGAGGTCTTCTATCCGGCGCCGCCCGGCGGGCGCGACCCGGAGCGCGCCGCCATGGCCGAGCGCGCGCTGCGCGCGCACTGGGCGGCGCTCGACGCCGAGCTCGGCGAGCGCGAGTGGCTGTGCGACGCGTTCGGCGTGGCCGACATCGCGGTCGGCGTCTTCGCGTTCGCGGCGTCGACGCTCGGCGTTCCGATCGACGAGCGCACGCCGCGTCTTCGCGCGTGGAGCGAGCGGCTCGCGGCGCGAGAGGCCGTCGCGCGCGAGCAGCGGGCGACGAGCGAGTACGTCGCGTCGCTCTTCGCGGGGGGCGGCGCGGCGAGCGCGACGGACGGCGCCGCGGTGCCCGCGCGCGCATGA
- a CDS encoding LamG domain-containing protein, with product MPRSHRPAQAPAPRTPAPAPHASALAPRASSLALRGLAFALALAMGLAVVPAPARAVDAQRACQAGRLAADARRTNDAIRCSAAYHKALARGTGAGAAQAEQTTCLADATARFDARVARADAKAQRDGGCHGAQPFRFSASGAVASSIDFAILPVQSQVGSAARAKLFALGAALARKAYAAESAYLRKRDDTRRDERIAKATAAWQRGLDALAAREARRGTPLPAGAFASLPAQIAASIRYGADRVGTHALERSLPGLLAYWPFDEDAPGANRAPNGDATLDLSFHGQAHVAAGAFGGALSVDGNGDYARVANAVGTAKLAATGSFTIVAWLRAAGPGSDATAGGIVVSKEGEYEIARFADASMNYALATPAHFWTWRGAGGPAPLDEWRMVALVVNASGVVTFQFDFYSALGTNYTTFPFGDAHPGEDEFRIGGRQNQAQWFDGEIDEVAVWQRALSSLEIFDLYDAGAGMPLAWAIGD from the coding sequence GTGCCGCGCTCGCACCGTCCCGCCCAGGCTCCCGCTCCCCGCACCCCGGCTCCCGCTCCGCATGCATCGGCGCTCGCTCCCCGCGCGTCGTCGCTCGCGCTGCGCGGTCTGGCCTTCGCGCTCGCGCTCGCGATGGGGCTCGCCGTCGTGCCTGCGCCCGCGCGCGCCGTCGACGCGCAGCGCGCGTGCCAGGCCGGGCGTCTCGCGGCCGATGCACGCCGCACGAACGACGCCATCCGCTGCTCTGCCGCCTACCACAAGGCGCTCGCGCGCGGCACCGGCGCCGGCGCCGCCCAGGCCGAGCAGACGACCTGCCTCGCCGACGCCACCGCGCGCTTCGACGCGCGCGTCGCCCGCGCCGACGCGAAGGCCCAGCGCGACGGCGGCTGCCACGGCGCGCAGCCGTTCCGCTTCAGCGCGAGCGGCGCCGTCGCGAGCTCGATCGACTTCGCCATCCTGCCGGTGCAGAGCCAGGTCGGCTCCGCTGCGCGCGCGAAGCTATTCGCGCTCGGCGCCGCGCTCGCGCGCAAGGCGTATGCGGCCGAGTCGGCGTACCTGCGCAAGCGCGACGACACGCGGCGCGACGAGCGCATCGCCAAGGCGACGGCGGCCTGGCAGCGCGGCCTCGACGCGCTCGCGGCGCGCGAGGCGCGGCGCGGCACGCCGCTCCCGGCGGGCGCCTTCGCGTCGCTGCCCGCGCAGATCGCGGCGAGCATCCGCTACGGGGCGGATCGCGTCGGGACGCACGCGCTCGAGCGCTCCCTTCCCGGGCTCCTCGCCTACTGGCCGTTCGACGAGGACGCGCCGGGCGCGAACCGCGCGCCGAACGGCGACGCGACGCTCGACCTCTCGTTCCACGGCCAGGCGCACGTCGCGGCCGGGGCGTTCGGCGGCGCGCTCTCCGTCGACGGCAACGGCGACTACGCGCGCGTCGCGAACGCGGTCGGCACCGCGAAGCTCGCGGCGACGGGGAGCTTCACGATCGTGGCCTGGCTCCGGGCGGCGGGCCCCGGCTCGGACGCGACGGCGGGAGGCATCGTCGTCAGCAAGGAAGGCGAGTACGAGATCGCCCGCTTCGCGGACGCATCGATGAACTACGCGCTCGCGACACCCGCGCACTTCTGGACGTGGCGCGGCGCGGGCGGCCCCGCCCCCCTCGACGAGTGGAGGATGGTCGCCCTCGTCGTGAACGCGAGCGGCGTCGTCACCTTCCAGTTCGACTTCTACTCGGCGCTCGGCACGAACTACACGACGTTCCCGTTCGGCGACGCGCACCCGGGCGAGGACGAGTTCCGCATCGGCGGTCGCCAGAACCAGGCGCAGTGGTTCGACGGCGAGATCGACGAGGTCGCGGTGTGGCAGCGCGCGCTCAGCAGCCTCGAGATCTTCGACCTCTACGACGCCGGCGCGGGCATGCCGCTCGCGTGGGCGATCGGCGACTGA